One Mycolicibacterium pulveris genomic region harbors:
- a CDS encoding RecB family exonuclease produces MTDVPARSLPDEPDQTARRPALSPSRAADFKQCPLLYRFRAIDRLPEPPSPAQVRGSVVHAALERLYALPAAERGRETALTLVVPAAEQLVAAEPGLAAQIDPTLLDEARALLSGYYRLEDPRRFDPQSCELRVEVELEDGTLLRGFVDRIDVAPTGELRVVDYKTGKAPPEARAAAEFKAMFQMKFYAVALLRSRGVVPTRLRLLYLADGQILDYTPDTDELLRFEKTLMAIWRAIQAAGASGDFRPSPSRLCDWCAHHAHCPVFGGTPPPYPGWPRVPDEGAGPATEVVLRGAEPAA; encoded by the coding sequence ATGACCGACGTGCCGGCGCGCAGCCTGCCGGACGAGCCGGATCAGACGGCCCGGCGTCCGGCGTTGTCACCGTCGCGTGCGGCCGACTTCAAGCAGTGCCCGCTGCTGTACCGGTTCCGCGCGATCGACCGGTTGCCTGAGCCGCCTTCGCCCGCGCAGGTGCGCGGCTCGGTGGTGCATGCGGCCCTGGAGCGGCTCTACGCGCTGCCCGCCGCCGAACGGGGCCGCGAGACGGCGCTGACGCTGGTCGTCCCGGCCGCCGAACAGCTGGTGGCGGCCGAGCCCGGGCTGGCCGCGCAGATAGACCCCACCCTGCTGGACGAGGCGCGGGCGTTGTTGTCGGGCTATTACCGCCTCGAGGATCCGAGGCGGTTCGACCCGCAGAGCTGCGAACTGCGAGTCGAGGTCGAGCTCGAGGACGGCACGCTGCTGCGGGGTTTCGTCGACCGCATCGACGTCGCGCCCACCGGGGAGCTGCGCGTGGTCGATTACAAGACCGGCAAGGCGCCGCCGGAGGCACGGGCAGCCGCCGAGTTCAAGGCCATGTTCCAGATGAAGTTCTACGCGGTGGCGCTGCTGCGCTCACGTGGCGTGGTGCCCACCCGACTGCGGCTGCTGTACCTGGCCGACGGCCAGATCCTGGACTACACCCCCGACACCGACGAGCTGCTGCGGTTCGAGAAGACGCTGATGGCGATCTGGCGGGCCATCCAAGCCGCCGGGGCCAGCGGCGATTTCCGGCCCAGCCCGTCGCGGCTGTGTGACTGGTGCGCCCACCATGCGCACTGCCCGGTGTTCGGCGGCACGCCGCCGCCGTATCCCGGCTGGCCGCGCGTGCCGGACGAAGGTGCGGGCCCAGCAACCGAAGTGGTGCTGCGCGGCGCGGAGCCGGCTGCGTGA
- a CDS encoding tRNA (adenine-N1)-methyltransferase codes for MAGKSRTGPFAVGDRVQLTDAKGRHYTMVLTPGGEFHTHRGVISLDDVIGLPEGSVVKSTSGDQFLVMRPLLVDYVMSMPRGAQVVYPKDAAQIVHEGDIFPGAAVLEAGAGSGALTCSLLRAVGREGRVTSYELREDHAEHAARNVETFFGERPDNWELVIGDLADYAGPEVDRVVLDMLAPWDVLEAVASALVPGGVLMIYVATVTQLSRAVEALREQQCWTEPRAWESMQRGWHVVGLAVRPQHTMRGHTAFLISARRLAPGTVAPTPARRKRQLGNGI; via the coding sequence GTGGCAGGGAAATCGCGGACCGGTCCGTTCGCCGTCGGCGATCGCGTTCAGCTCACCGACGCGAAGGGCAGGCACTACACGATGGTGCTCACCCCCGGCGGTGAGTTCCACACCCACCGCGGCGTCATCTCGCTCGACGACGTGATCGGGCTGCCGGAGGGCAGCGTCGTGAAGTCGACCAGCGGCGACCAGTTCCTGGTGATGCGTCCTCTGCTCGTCGACTACGTGATGTCGATGCCGCGGGGTGCGCAGGTGGTCTATCCGAAGGACGCCGCCCAGATCGTGCATGAGGGCGACATCTTCCCCGGGGCCGCGGTGCTGGAGGCCGGCGCGGGATCCGGTGCGCTGACGTGCTCGCTGCTGCGCGCCGTCGGCCGTGAGGGCCGGGTGACCTCGTATGAGCTGCGTGAGGACCATGCCGAGCACGCGGCTCGCAACGTCGAAACGTTTTTCGGCGAGCGGCCGGACAACTGGGAGTTGGTGATCGGCGACCTCGCCGACTACGCGGGCCCGGAAGTCGACCGCGTCGTGCTGGACATGCTGGCCCCCTGGGACGTGCTGGAGGCGGTCGCGAGCGCGCTGGTGCCCGGCGGTGTGCTGATGATCTACGTCGCGACGGTGACCCAGCTGTCACGCGCGGTGGAGGCGCTGCGCGAACAGCAGTGCTGGACCGAGCCGAGGGCCTGGGAGAGCATGCAGCGCGGGTGGCACGTCGTCGGCCTCGCGGTGCGCCCGCAGCACACGATGCGTGGACATACGGCGTTTCTGATCAGCGCGCGCAGGCTGGCGCCCGGAACGGTGGCGCCGACGCCGGCACGGCGCAAACGTCAACTCGGCAACGGCATCTAG
- a CDS encoding thioesterase family protein has product MIDCHYRRVGSDGEFAIFDSTDGTRSNWDAEIQHGSPPLALMTKHIEALAGDSGLRIGRLTLDILGAIPVARVRVRAWVDRPGKRISLMVAEMSAQRPDGDYRVVARVTAWLLATSDTADVATDRYPPLVEGEALAVPHGWHGAPGYLETVSWRRQPGTGDTGSVIWLSPLVSLVDSEPMTDLQALAMVVDSANGAGAALDPERFVFMNTDTAVHLHRLPVGTDFALRGRGSIGPDSIGVTTAEIFDRQGFIGTSAQTLLVQRR; this is encoded by the coding sequence GTGATCGACTGCCACTACCGCCGGGTCGGCTCCGACGGCGAGTTCGCGATCTTCGATTCCACCGACGGCACCCGCAGCAACTGGGACGCCGAGATCCAGCACGGCTCACCGCCGTTGGCGCTGATGACCAAGCACATCGAGGCGCTCGCAGGCGATTCCGGGTTGCGCATCGGGCGGCTGACGCTGGACATCCTCGGTGCGATCCCGGTGGCCCGGGTGCGGGTGCGGGCCTGGGTGGACCGCCCGGGTAAGCGGATCTCGTTGATGGTCGCCGAGATGTCCGCGCAGCGGCCCGACGGCGACTATCGGGTGGTTGCGCGCGTCACGGCGTGGCTGCTGGCCACCAGCGACACCGCCGACGTTGCCACCGACCGCTATCCCCCGCTGGTCGAGGGCGAGGCGTTGGCCGTACCGCACGGCTGGCACGGCGCACCGGGCTACCTCGAGACGGTGAGCTGGCGCAGGCAGCCCGGCACCGGCGATACCGGAAGCGTGATCTGGCTGAGCCCGCTTGTCTCGCTGGTGGATTCCGAACCGATGACGGATCTGCAGGCGCTTGCAATGGTGGTCGATTCGGCCAACGGGGCCGGGGCGGCGCTCGACCCCGAACGGTTCGTGTTCATGAACACCGACACCGCTGTGCATCTGCACCGGTTACCGGTAGGCACCGACTTCGCGTTGCGTGGCCGCGGCTCGATCGGGCCCGACAGCATCGGGGTGACCACCGCGGAAATCTTTGACCGCCAGGGCTTTATCGGCACGTCGGCGCAGACGCTGCTGGTGCAGCGCCGCTGA
- a CDS encoding DUF503 domain-containing protein — protein MWIGWLQFDLLLGDVRSLKQKRSVIRPVIAELRRRFSVSAAETGAQDLYRRANIGVAVVSADRDHVVEVLDAAERLVAARPEMELLSAQRGLLRDTDN, from the coding sequence ATGTGGATCGGCTGGCTGCAATTCGATCTCCTGCTCGGCGACGTGCGGTCGCTCAAGCAGAAGCGGTCGGTGATCCGGCCCGTCATCGCCGAGTTGCGACGCCGGTTCTCCGTGTCGGCCGCCGAGACCGGCGCCCAGGACCTGTACCGCCGCGCGAACATCGGCGTCGCGGTGGTGTCCGCGGATCGCGACCATGTGGTCGAGGTGCTCGACGCCGCCGAGCGGTTGGTGGCGGCACGCCCGGAGATGGAGCTGTTGTCGGCGCAGCGGGGCCTGCTGCGCGACACGGATAACTAG
- a CDS encoding ubiquitin-like protein Pup has protein sequence MAQEQTKRGGGGGEDDDLTGSTAAGQERREKLAEETDDLLDEIDDVLEENAEDFVRAYVQKGGQ, from the coding sequence ATGGCTCAGGAGCAGACCAAGCGTGGCGGTGGTGGCGGCGAGGACGACGACCTCACCGGCAGCACGGCCGCCGGGCAGGAGCGTCGCGAGAAGCTGGCGGAGGAAACCGACGATCTGCTGGACGAGATCGACGACGTTCTGGAGGAGAACGCCGAGGACTTCGTTCGCGCGTACGTCCAGAAAGGTGGACAGTGA
- the prcA gene encoding proteasome subunit alpha, which produces MSFPYFISPEQAMRERSELARKGIAKGRSVVVLAYADGVLFVAENPSRSLQKVSELYDRVGFAAVGRFNEFDNLRRGGIQFADTRGYAYARRDVTGRQLANVYAQTLGTIFTEQAKPYEVELCVAEVAHYGETKPPELYRITYDGSIADEPHFVVMGGTTDPITAALNESYRENASLADAVKIAVDALKVDANGGSEPRNLGPATLEVAILDANRPRRAFRRITGSALDRLLPEDQAGSSS; this is translated from the coding sequence GTGAGCTTTCCATATTTCATCTCGCCCGAACAGGCGATGCGCGAGCGTTCGGAGCTCGCACGTAAGGGCATTGCCAAGGGCCGCAGCGTGGTGGTGCTGGCCTACGCCGACGGGGTGTTGTTCGTCGCCGAGAACCCTTCGCGTTCACTGCAGAAGGTCAGCGAACTCTACGACCGTGTCGGGTTCGCCGCGGTCGGGCGGTTCAACGAGTTCGACAACCTGCGTCGCGGCGGCATCCAGTTCGCCGACACCCGCGGATACGCATATGCCCGCCGCGACGTCACCGGCCGTCAGCTGGCCAACGTCTACGCGCAGACGCTCGGCACCATCTTCACCGAGCAGGCCAAGCCGTACGAGGTCGAGCTGTGTGTTGCCGAGGTCGCGCATTACGGCGAGACCAAACCGCCGGAGCTGTACCGCATCACCTACGACGGGTCGATCGCCGACGAGCCGCACTTCGTGGTCATGGGCGGCACCACGGATCCGATCACCGCGGCGCTCAATGAGTCCTACCGCGAGAACGCCAGCCTGGCCGATGCGGTGAAGATCGCGGTCGACGCGCTGAAGGTCGACGCCAACGGCGGCTCGGAACCGCGAAACCTCGGGCCTGCAACGCTGGAGGTGGCCATCCTGGACGCCAACCGGCCCCGGCGGGCGTTCCGCCGGATCACCGGCTCGGCGCTCGACAGGCTGCTGCCCGAGGATCAGGCGGGCAGCAGCTCCTAG
- the arc gene encoding proteasome ATPase → MSESERSEPYPEGFGSRESGMSSDDAAELEELRREAALLREQLENSVGAQSGLRSARDVHQLEARIDSLAARNAKLMETLKEARQQLLALREEVDRLGQPPSGYGVLLGVQDDDTVDVFTSGRKMRLTCSPNIDTKTLKQGQTVRLNEALTVVEAGNFEAVGEISTLREILADGHRALVVGHADEERIVWLAEPLVSAGDLPDDDDAPDDGRPRRLRPGDSLLVDTKAGYAFERIPKAEVEDLVLEEVPDVSYNDIGGLGRQIEQIRDAVELPFLHKELYREYSLRPPKGVLLYGPPGCGKTLIAKAVANSLAKKMAEVRGDDAREAKSYFLNIKGPELLNKFVGETERHIRLIFQRAREKASEGTPVIVFFDEMDSIFRTRGTGVSSDVETTVVPQLLSEIDGVEGLENVIVIGASNREDMIDPAILRPGRLDVKIKIERPDAEAAQDIFSKYLTEDLPVHADDLAEFNGDRSLTIKAMIEKVVDRMYAEIDDNRFLEVTYANGDKEVMYFKDFNSGAMIQNVVDRAKKYAIKSVLETGQPGLRIQHLLDSIVDEFAENEDLPNTTNPDDWARISGKKGERIVYIRTLVTGKTSSASRAIDTESNLGQYL, encoded by the coding sequence ATGAGTGAATCCGAGCGTTCCGAACCCTACCCAGAGGGTTTCGGCAGCCGCGAATCAGGCATGTCCAGCGACGATGCCGCTGAGCTCGAGGAGCTGCGCCGGGAGGCCGCGCTTCTGCGAGAGCAGTTGGAGAACTCGGTGGGCGCGCAGAGCGGGCTGCGCAGCGCGCGTGATGTGCATCAGCTCGAGGCGCGCATCGATTCGCTTGCGGCCCGAAACGCCAAATTGATGGAAACTCTTAAAGAGGCTCGCCAGCAGCTGCTCGCCTTGCGCGAAGAGGTCGATCGCCTCGGCCAGCCGCCGAGCGGATACGGCGTGCTGCTCGGAGTGCAGGACGACGACACCGTCGACGTGTTCACCTCCGGCCGCAAGATGCGCCTGACGTGCTCGCCGAACATTGACACCAAGACGCTCAAGCAGGGCCAGACGGTCCGGCTCAACGAAGCGCTGACGGTCGTGGAGGCCGGCAACTTCGAGGCGGTCGGTGAGATCAGCACGCTGCGTGAGATTCTCGCCGACGGTCATCGGGCACTCGTCGTGGGTCACGCCGACGAGGAACGCATCGTCTGGCTGGCCGAGCCGCTGGTCTCGGCGGGCGACCTGCCCGATGACGACGACGCACCCGACGACGGCCGGCCCCGCCGGCTGCGGCCGGGCGACTCGCTGCTCGTCGACACAAAGGCCGGATACGCCTTCGAGCGGATTCCCAAGGCCGAGGTCGAGGACCTGGTGCTCGAGGAAGTTCCCGATGTCAGCTACAACGACATCGGCGGGCTGGGTCGCCAGATCGAGCAGATCCGCGACGCGGTCGAGCTGCCGTTCCTGCACAAGGAGCTCTACCGGGAGTACTCGCTGCGTCCGCCCAAGGGTGTGCTGCTCTACGGCCCGCCCGGCTGCGGTAAGACGCTGATCGCCAAGGCGGTCGCCAACTCGCTGGCCAAGAAGATGGCTGAGGTGCGCGGCGACGACGCCCGCGAGGCCAAGAGCTACTTCCTCAACATCAAGGGCCCGGAGCTGCTGAACAAGTTCGTCGGCGAGACCGAGCGCCACATCCGGCTGATCTTCCAGCGGGCGCGCGAGAAGGCGTCCGAGGGCACCCCGGTGATCGTGTTCTTCGACGAGATGGACTCGATCTTCCGCACCCGCGGCACGGGCGTGAGCTCGGATGTGGAGACCACGGTCGTGCCACAGCTGCTGTCGGAGATCGACGGTGTCGAGGGGCTGGAGAACGTCATCGTCATCGGCGCCTCCAACCGCGAGGACATGATCGACCCGGCGATCCTGCGGCCCGGCCGCCTGGACGTCAAGATCAAGATCGAGCGGCCGGATGCCGAAGCGGCGCAGGACATCTTCAGCAAGTACCTGACCGAGGACCTGCCGGTGCACGCCGACGACCTCGCCGAGTTCAACGGCGACCGGTCGCTGACCATCAAGGCGATGATCGAGAAGGTCGTCGACCGGATGTACGCCGAGATCGACGACAACCGGTTCCTCGAGGTGACCTACGCCAACGGCGACAAAGAGGTCATGTACTTCAAGGACTTCAACTCCGGCGCGATGATCCAGAACGTCGTCGACCGGGCCAAGAAGTACGCGATCAAGTCGGTGCTGGAGACCGGTCAGCCCGGTCTGCGCATCCAGCATCTGCTCGACTCGATCGTCGACGAGTTCGCCGAGAACGAGGACCTGCCCAACACCACCAATCCCGATGACTGGGCGCGGATCTCGGGCAAGAAGGGCGAGCGCATCGTCTACATCCGCACGCTGGTCACCGGCAAGACGTCGTCGGCCAGCCGGGCGATCGACACCGAGAGCAACCTGGGCCAATACCTGTAG
- the prcB gene encoding proteasome subunit beta — MSWPDREKLALPTSSFPSFPVAPSVSMDLSSFSDLLRRQAPELLPVNTQAAVTDAVPHGTTIVALKFPGGVVMAGDRRSTQGNMIAGRDVQKVYITDDYTATGIAGTAAIAVEFARLYAVELEHYEKLEGVPLTFAGKVNRLSTMVRGNLGAALQGFVALPLLAGYDLDDPNPEAAGRIVSFDAAGGWNFEEEGYQSVGSGSIFAKSSMKKLYSQVRDGDSALRVAVEALYDAADDDSATGGPDLVRGIYPTAVIITEDGAEEVPEQRIAEIAREVIENRSRADTFGPDAVHRSTDARGDS; from the coding sequence GTGAGCTGGCCTGACCGCGAAAAGCTGGCCCTGCCCACCTCCTCTTTCCCCTCCTTCCCGGTAGCACCGTCTGTATCCATGGACCTGTCGTCCTTTTCCGATTTGTTGCGCCGTCAGGCGCCGGAGCTCTTACCCGTGAACACCCAGGCCGCGGTCACCGATGCGGTGCCGCACGGCACCACGATCGTCGCGCTGAAGTTCCCCGGCGGCGTGGTGATGGCCGGCGACCGCCGGTCCACCCAAGGCAACATGATCGCCGGCCGCGACGTGCAGAAGGTGTACATCACCGACGACTACACGGCGACCGGCATCGCGGGCACCGCGGCGATCGCGGTCGAGTTCGCCCGGCTCTACGCGGTCGAACTCGAGCACTACGAAAAGCTCGAAGGTGTGCCGTTGACGTTCGCCGGGAAGGTCAACCGACTGTCCACGATGGTGCGCGGCAACCTCGGCGCGGCCCTGCAGGGCTTCGTGGCCCTGCCGCTGCTCGCCGGATATGACCTCGACGACCCCAACCCCGAAGCGGCCGGGCGCATCGTGTCCTTCGACGCGGCGGGCGGGTGGAACTTCGAGGAAGAGGGCTATCAGTCGGTGGGCTCGGGCTCGATCTTCGCCAAGTCGTCGATGAAGAAGCTGTACTCCCAAGTCCGCGACGGTGATTCGGCGCTGCGGGTGGCCGTCGAGGCGCTCTACGACGCTGCCGATGACGACTCGGCGACCGGTGGGCCGGACCTGGTGCGCGGGATCTATCCGACGGCGGTGATCATCACCGAGGACGGCGCCGAGGAGGTGCCCGAACAACGGATCGCCGAGATCGCACGCGAAGTCATCGAAAACCGTTCGCGCGCCGACACGTTCGGCCCGGATGCCGTCCACCGGTCAACTGACGCGCGGGGAGACTCGTGA
- a CDS encoding alpha/beta hydrolase: MSQVEQWRPDDLRAAADQLCAAAADVHERVDGTVRGVVETEDFWTGSAAEAARREAVLLGRESDASARALVMAAVAASDGAKQIAAARDEVLTRVADARSEGFAVGDDGSVAVGTDPSPLLVALSGGDGGVARDMLALRADALSAQIVDALDRLGAADADAGHDIAEALATPVAPAPPSTTPAGAWPVQAGDVVAGWSGLSQDRIAEQIAAMTPEQRRRLVTEFPRQVGNTDGVPWPMRIEANRTNIAQAILDEEDPARLAVYRALLSEVDDPAGGGRRVDRQILAFDPARASLVELHGDVSTAGSVAVLVPGLNTTITGSPAVNQTARRFVSATRGEVAAISYLGGPFPRGDDPASALLSAADPRYALEMAPRLVAFSEDVDRTVDSTAAPVTYIGHSYGGSILGTAEALGLTGDRTLYVAAAGSGVGVDDPADWHNRNPHVLRFSMTAPGDFIQAVQGIPGGPHGADPDEMPGVIPLATGHYDDGRLMAGPRSHSDVLNSPSDSWRNILAVITGDRAAIQLAG; the protein is encoded by the coding sequence GTGTCGCAGGTAGAGCAATGGCGGCCCGATGACCTGCGTGCGGCCGCCGACCAGTTGTGCGCCGCGGCCGCCGACGTCCACGAACGCGTCGACGGCACCGTACGCGGTGTCGTCGAAACCGAGGATTTCTGGACCGGATCGGCGGCCGAGGCCGCACGGCGCGAGGCGGTTCTGCTCGGCCGCGAGTCCGACGCCTCGGCGCGTGCCCTGGTGATGGCGGCCGTGGCGGCCTCCGACGGCGCCAAGCAGATCGCTGCGGCCCGTGACGAGGTGCTGACGCGGGTGGCCGACGCGCGATCGGAGGGGTTCGCCGTGGGCGACGACGGCTCGGTGGCGGTCGGTACTGATCCGTCGCCGCTGCTGGTGGCGCTGTCCGGCGGCGACGGCGGCGTCGCCCGCGACATGCTGGCGTTGCGCGCCGACGCGCTCAGCGCACAGATCGTCGACGCGCTCGACCGGCTGGGCGCCGCCGATGCCGACGCCGGCCACGACATCGCCGAAGCCCTTGCCACACCGGTGGCCCCTGCGCCGCCGTCGACGACGCCGGCCGGGGCGTGGCCGGTCCAGGCCGGCGATGTGGTGGCCGGATGGTCGGGGCTGAGCCAGGACCGCATCGCCGAGCAGATCGCGGCGATGACACCCGAGCAGCGCCGCCGGCTCGTCACCGAGTTTCCCCGCCAGGTCGGCAACACCGACGGGGTGCCATGGCCGATGCGCATCGAGGCCAACCGCACCAACATCGCGCAGGCGATCCTCGACGAGGAGGATCCGGCCCGGCTGGCCGTATACCGCGCACTGCTGTCGGAGGTCGACGATCCCGCCGGCGGCGGGCGCCGGGTCGACCGGCAGATCCTCGCCTTCGACCCCGCTCGCGCCTCGCTGGTGGAACTGCACGGCGACGTCTCGACGGCCGGCAGCGTGGCGGTGCTGGTCCCCGGGCTGAACACCACGATCACCGGCTCCCCGGCGGTCAACCAAACCGCCCGCCGGTTCGTGTCGGCAACCCGCGGCGAGGTCGCCGCGATCAGCTACCTCGGCGGCCCGTTTCCCCGCGGCGACGACCCGGCGAGCGCGCTGCTCTCGGCCGCTGACCCGCGATACGCGCTGGAGATGGCGCCACGGTTGGTCGCGTTCAGCGAGGACGTCGACCGCACCGTCGACTCGACCGCGGCGCCGGTGACGTACATCGGCCACTCCTACGGCGGCTCGATCCTGGGCACCGCCGAGGCGCTCGGCCTGACCGGCGACCGCACGCTGTACGTGGCCGCCGCGGGGTCGGGTGTGGGTGTGGACGACCCGGCCGACTGGCACAACCGCAATCCTCACGTGCTGCGGTTCTCGATGACCGCGCCCGGCGACTTCATCCAGGCCGTGCAGGGCATCCCCGGCGGCCCACACGGCGCCGACCCCGACGAGATGCCCGGCGTGATCCCTTTGGCCACAGGTCATTACGACGACGGGCGGCTGATGGCCGGGCCCCGTTCACATTCCGACGTGCTCAACAGCCCGTCGGACTCGTGGCGCAACATCCTCGCGGTGATCACCGGAGACCGAGCGGCGATCCAGCTTGCGGGATGA
- a CDS encoding alpha/beta fold hydrolase, whose product MWSRSAPVDGFRLAFDRYGTPGAPPVVLLHGWPGNRHDYRHVVPLLADAADVIVPDLRGFGGSDKHAVAVRHFYSATAQASSVIGLIRELELPPVVLAGYDVGSRVAQSVARMQPDLVAALVLSPPLPGAGDRVLSAHAQSEFWYQAFHQLPVAAQLIDGNPDAVRDYLRHFWVHWSGPNFTLPDEELERLVGDYALPGAFTASIAWYRAGAGMIAQALTELPPERAIKIRVPAEVLWPQHDPLFPREWSDRLDYYFTDVQVNFAFDAGHFTPLECPRQFAELILIRAAPNAEPTAP is encoded by the coding sequence ATGTGGTCGCGCAGCGCCCCGGTGGACGGATTCCGGCTGGCTTTCGACCGATACGGCACCCCGGGCGCGCCGCCGGTGGTGCTGCTGCACGGCTGGCCCGGCAACCGGCACGACTACCGGCACGTCGTACCGCTGCTGGCCGACGCCGCCGACGTCATCGTGCCCGATCTGCGCGGCTTCGGCGGCTCCGACAAGCACGCCGTCGCGGTACGGCATTTCTACAGCGCGACCGCCCAAGCCAGCAGCGTCATCGGGTTGATCCGGGAACTGGAGCTGCCGCCGGTGGTGCTGGCCGGATACGACGTCGGCAGCCGCGTCGCGCAAAGCGTGGCCCGGATGCAACCCGACCTCGTCGCGGCGCTCGTGCTGTCACCGCCGCTGCCCGGCGCCGGCGACCGCGTGCTCAGCGCGCACGCCCAAAGCGAATTCTGGTATCAGGCCTTCCATCAACTACCGGTGGCCGCGCAGCTGATCGACGGCAACCCGGATGCGGTGCGGGATTACCTGCGCCACTTCTGGGTTCACTGGTCGGGCCCGAATTTCACGCTGCCGGACGAGGAGCTGGAGCGGCTGGTGGGCGACTACGCGCTGCCCGGGGCGTTCACCGCGTCGATCGCCTGGTATCGCGCGGGCGCCGGAATGATCGCTCAGGCGCTCACCGAGCTACCGCCGGAGCGGGCCATCAAGATTCGCGTGCCTGCCGAAGTGTTGTGGCCCCAGCACGATCCGCTGTTTCCGCGGGAGTGGTCCGACCGGCTCGACTACTACTTCACCGATGTACAGGTCAATTTCGCGTTCGACGCCGGCCATTTCACCCCGCTGGAGTGCCCGCGGCAGTTCGCCGAGTTGATTCTCATCCGCGCGGCGCCGAACGCGGAGCCGACGGCGCCCTAG
- the dop gene encoding pup deamidase/depupylase, with translation MQRIIGTEVEYGISSPSDPTANPILTSTQAVLAYAAAAGIQRAKRTRWDYEVESPLRDARGFDLSRSAGPPPIVDADEVGAANMILTNGARLYVDHAHPEYSAPETTDPLDAVIWDKAGERVMEAAARHVASVPGAVKLQLYKNNVDGKGASYGSHENYLMSRQTPFSAVIAGLTPFLVSRQVVTGSGRVGIGPSGDEPGFQLSQRADYIEVEVGLETTLKRGIINTRDEPHADADKYRRLHVIIGDANLSETSTYLKLGTTALVLDLIEEGPQFGADLSDLALARPVHAVHVLSRDPSLRATVALADGRELTGLALQRIYLDRVAKLVDSRDPDPRANDIVETWAHVLDLLERDPMECAEILDWPAKLRLLEGFRQRENLGWSAPRLHLVDLQYSDVRLDKGLYNRLVARGSMKRLVTEQQVLDAVDNPPTDTRAYFRGECLRRFGADIAAASWDSVIFDLGGDSLVRIPTLEPLRGSKAHVGALLDSVDSAVELVEQLTT, from the coding sequence ATGCAACGGATTATCGGGACCGAGGTCGAGTACGGCATTTCGTCGCCGTCCGATCCGACCGCGAATCCGATTCTGACGTCGACGCAGGCGGTGCTGGCCTATGCGGCCGCCGCCGGGATCCAGCGTGCCAAGCGCACCCGCTGGGACTACGAGGTGGAATCGCCGCTGCGCGACGCCCGCGGATTCGATTTGAGCCGCTCGGCGGGGCCGCCGCCGATCGTGGACGCCGACGAGGTCGGCGCCGCCAACATGATCCTCACCAACGGCGCGCGGCTGTACGTCGACCATGCCCACCCGGAGTACTCGGCGCCGGAGACCACCGACCCGCTGGACGCGGTGATCTGGGACAAGGCCGGTGAGCGGGTGATGGAGGCCGCCGCGCGGCACGTCGCCAGCGTGCCGGGGGCCGTCAAACTGCAGCTCTACAAGAACAACGTGGACGGCAAGGGCGCCTCCTACGGTTCGCACGAGAACTACCTGATGTCGCGTCAGACGCCGTTCTCCGCGGTGATCGCCGGGCTGACGCCGTTCCTGGTGTCCCGCCAGGTGGTCACCGGTTCGGGACGGGTCGGCATCGGCCCGTCCGGTGACGAGCCGGGCTTCCAGCTCTCCCAGCGCGCCGACTACATCGAGGTCGAGGTCGGCCTGGAGACCACGCTCAAGCGCGGCATCATCAACACCCGCGACGAGCCGCACGCCGACGCCGACAAGTACCGCCGGCTGCACGTGATCATCGGCGACGCCAACCTGTCGGAGACCTCGACCTACCTCAAGCTCGGCACCACCGCGCTGGTGCTCGACCTGATCGAGGAGGGCCCACAATTCGGAGCCGACCTCTCCGACCTGGCTCTGGCCCGGCCGGTGCACGCGGTTCACGTCCTCAGCCGAGACCCGTCGCTTCGGGCCACTGTCGCGCTTGCCGACGGCCGTGAGCTGACCGGGCTTGCGTTGCAACGCATTTACCTCGACCGGGTGGCCAAGCTGGTCGACAGCCGCGACCCCGACCCGCGCGCCAACGACATCGTCGAGACGTGGGCGCACGTGCTGGATCTGCTCGAACGCGACCCGATGGAGTGCGCGGAGATCCTCGACTGGCCCGCCAAGCTGCGGCTGCTGGAGGGCTTCCGGCAGCGCGAGAACCTGGGGTGGTCGGCGCCGCGGCTGCACCTCGTCGACCTGCAGTACTCCGATGTGCGCCTCGACAAGGGCCTCTACAACCGGCTGGTGGCGCGCGGATCGATGAAACGGCTGGTCACCGAGCAGCAGGTGCTCGACGCGGTCGACAACCCGCCCACCGACACCCGCGCGTACTTCCGCGGCGAGTGCCTGCGGCGGTTCGGGGCCGACATCGCGGCCGCCAGCTGGGACTCGGTCATCTTCGACCTGGGCGGGGATTCGCTCGTCCGGATTCCCACCCTGGAGCCGCTGCGCGGCAGCAAAGCGCACGTCGGCGCCCTGCTCGACTCGGTGGACAGCGCCGTCGAACTGGTCGAACAGCTCACGACCTGA